A stretch of [Clostridium] innocuum DNA encodes these proteins:
- a CDS encoding chloramphenicol acetyltransferase → MLSREVTIEQDVELNQVSFSIYNKVGAHSVIENSSFGRYSYCEPYAMIQNTIIHSFVDIARNVRIGATQHPLQRPTTHHITYRRRMYGVRDTDDEAFFEQRRSKLTEIGHDVWIGHGALIEAGVKVGDGAVIGSGAIVTHDVPPYAIVAGVPAKILRFRFDCEQIAALLDIAWWNWEDVVFRSRIDDFSLDIDIFIRKYRKG, encoded by the coding sequence ATGCTGAGCAGAGAAGTAACCATCGAACAGGATGTAGAGCTAAACCAGGTAAGCTTTTCTATATATAATAAGGTAGGCGCACACAGTGTCATTGAAAACAGTTCCTTTGGCAGGTATTCCTATTGCGAGCCGTATGCGATGATACAAAACACGATCATTCACAGCTTTGTGGATATCGCAAGAAATGTACGCATCGGAGCAACCCAGCATCCCCTGCAACGCCCTACGACTCATCATATCACCTACCGGCGCAGAATGTACGGTGTTCGGGATACGGATGATGAAGCCTTTTTCGAGCAGCGCAGAAGCAAGCTGACAGAAATCGGACATGATGTATGGATCGGGCATGGCGCCTTGATCGAGGCAGGCGTGAAGGTCGGTGATGGAGCCGTAATTGGCAGTGGTGCCATTGTGACACACGATGTTCCACCCTATGCAATCGTTGCAGGGGTCCCCGCAAAAATTCTTCGTTTTCGCTTTGACTGCGAGCAGATTGCCGCCCTTTTGGATATCGCCTGGTGGAACTGGGAGGATGTAGTATTCCGCAGTCGAATTGATGATTTTTCATTGGACA
- the phnM gene encoding phosphonate metabolism protein PhnM: protein MIAIINGNIVQEHGILKDHALLIEQERIYDIVPQAKLASMRIDEVYNAYGGYITPGFIDMHSDHIEAMAAPRPSSIMDMELAVYEFEKECCTHGITTMFHSVSIWEGVGASPMRRPELVRQLADIIEKSHTQLHLIHHRFHMRFEIDNQKQFPLMLDYLRQKRVHLISFMDHTPGQGQYRNIEVYKSYVRNARSMSEEEVAEEVARRMNSDKLTLENMQTAARLAKAQGISIASHDDDTIEKLDVVQKFGATISEFPITLEVAREAKKRGMYTVVGAPNILLGGSHSGNMNAADAIAQDAADILCSDYYPASLLHAVFLMTKKGQRLEEMVNKVTIHPARATGIDRDYGSIEKGKKADLLIIRILPNELPAITEVFVDGMCIAQNHYRV from the coding sequence ATGATTGCAATCATAAATGGAAACATCGTACAGGAGCATGGTATATTAAAGGATCACGCTCTGCTGATTGAACAGGAACGTATCTATGATATCGTTCCACAAGCAAAGCTTGCCTCTATGCGCATTGATGAGGTGTACAACGCCTATGGGGGATACATCACACCGGGCTTCATCGATATGCATTCGGATCATATCGAAGCCATGGCGGCACCGCGCCCCAGCAGCATCATGGATATGGAGCTGGCTGTATATGAATTCGAAAAGGAATGCTGTACCCATGGCATCACCACCATGTTTCACTCCGTCAGTATCTGGGAGGGAGTCGGAGCTTCCCCCATGCGACGTCCCGAGCTCGTCAGGCAGCTGGCGGATATCATAGAAAAAAGCCACACGCAGCTGCATCTGATTCATCACCGCTTTCACATGCGCTTTGAAATCGACAATCAGAAGCAGTTTCCACTGATGCTGGACTATCTGCGTCAAAAGCGTGTTCACCTCATTTCCTTCATGGATCATACACCGGGACAGGGGCAGTACCGTAATATCGAGGTATACAAAAGCTATGTCCGCAATGCCCGAAGCATGAGTGAGGAGGAGGTTGCGGAAGAGGTGGCGCGCCGCATGAACAGCGACAAGCTGACACTGGAGAATATGCAAACGGCAGCCAGACTGGCAAAGGCGCAGGGCATCTCGATCGCCTCACATGATGATGATACGATTGAAAAGCTGGATGTGGTGCAGAAGTTCGGGGCAACCATATCGGAATTTCCAATCACGCTGGAGGTAGCCAGGGAAGCAAAGAAACGCGGTATGTACACGGTTGTCGGCGCACCGAATATTCTGCTGGGCGGCAGTCATTCCGGCAATATGAATGCGGCGGACGCTATCGCACAGGATGCAGCGGATATCTTATGCAGTGATTATTATCCGGCAAGCCTTCTGCATGCGGTATTTCTGATGACTAAGAAGGGACAGCGTCTGGAAGAGATGGTGAATAAGGTGACCATACACCCTGCACGGGCTACCGGCATTGATCGGGACTACGGTTCCATTGAAAAAGGTAAAAAGGCCGACCTGCTGATTATCCGTATCCTGCCCAACGAGCTGCCGGCAATCACCGAGGTCTTTGTGGACGGTATGTGCATCGCACAGAACCATTACCGGGTATAG
- a CDS encoding ABC transporter ATP-binding protein, whose amino-acid sequence MDYNDVPLMRVSHLNKRFGEGCPHCRSHSVKLQGNYCPKCGTVYACRDISFDVYDGEILGVVGESGSGKSTMMQCLYFDQEVTGGSCTIRTYKNGAANIFELTAQQQRYIRNHVLGMVYQNPYLGLKMNFSSMGNIAEKLIAAGKRNVKAMSERGEELLNAVKIPVHRMKEEPRKFSGGMQQRVQIAKALSNNPPILLLDEVTTGLDLSVQANVLDLIKKIQRELGVSMLVVSHDLGVIRMLADRTIVMLDGEIIEQGLTDQVMEDPQHPYTQQLVYSLL is encoded by the coding sequence ATGGACTACAACGATGTACCGCTGATGCGTGTATCACATCTCAACAAACGCTTTGGTGAGGGCTGTCCCCATTGCCGCAGCCATTCAGTAAAGCTGCAGGGAAACTATTGCCCGAAATGCGGAACCGTATATGCCTGCCGGGATATCAGCTTTGATGTATATGACGGGGAGATTCTTGGCGTGGTGGGAGAAAGCGGCAGCGGCAAGTCCACCATGATGCAGTGCCTGTACTTTGACCAGGAGGTGACAGGGGGCAGCTGTACAATCCGTACCTATAAAAACGGAGCTGCCAACATCTTTGAGCTGACTGCCCAGCAGCAGCGCTATATCCGCAATCACGTACTTGGCATGGTATATCAAAATCCCTATCTCGGATTGAAAATGAATTTTTCTAGCATGGGAAACATCGCTGAAAAGCTGATCGCGGCAGGAAAGCGCAATGTGAAGGCTATGAGTGAACGCGGTGAGGAGCTGCTAAACGCTGTGAAAATTCCGGTGCACCGCATGAAGGAGGAGCCGAGGAAATTTTCCGGCGGCATGCAGCAGCGTGTTCAGATTGCCAAGGCTCTCAGCAACAATCCGCCGATTCTTCTGCTGGACGAGGTCACAACCGGACTGGATCTATCGGTGCAGGCAAATGTATTAGACCTGATTAAGAAAATACAGCGGGAGCTGGGGGTATCCATGCTTGTGGTATCGCATGATCTGGGGGTGATTCGCATGCTGGCGGATCGAACGATTGTTATGCTGGATGGGGAAATCATTGAACAGGGACTGACCGATCAGGTCATGGAGGATCCGCAGCACCCTTATACCCAGCAGCTTGTATATTCATTATTATAA
- a CDS encoding alpha-D-ribose 1-methylphosphonate 5-phosphate C-P-lyase PhnJ, producing the protein MKKKYNFAFFDEGSKREIRRASLKAICIPGYQVPFASRELPIARGWGTGGLQLSLSLVGPRDIVKVIDQGSDESVNAISIKNLIRATTGVELTTHTALATLIQSRHRIPEVPLKKDQILILQVPTPEPLREYEPSERATRRLHAEKEYTGAWLLLFEQIMKYGRVTMGADHPVLVNDRYVTAPSPIPRFDNPKMMRSEALILLGAGREKKIYAIPPYTKVVSLDFDDHPFETEDFQGKCCRLCGASHVYLDEIIDETNGSVSYQCNDTSQCLERLNAKGREA; encoded by the coding sequence ATGAAAAAGAAATATAATTTTGCCTTCTTCGATGAAGGCAGCAAGCGGGAAATCCGCAGAGCCTCACTGAAGGCCATCTGTATACCCGGATATCAGGTGCCCTTTGCGTCCCGGGAGCTGCCGATTGCCAGAGGCTGGGGAACCGGCGGACTTCAGCTGAGTCTTTCGCTGGTCGGTCCAAGGGATATTGTTAAGGTGATTGATCAGGGCAGTGATGAAAGCGTCAATGCCATCAGTATCAAAAATCTGATCAGGGCCACCACGGGAGTAGAGCTGACCACGCATACGGCTCTTGCCACCCTCATACAGTCACGTCACCGTATACCGGAGGTACCTCTTAAAAAAGACCAGATTCTGATTTTACAGGTACCGACACCGGAACCGCTGCGGGAATACGAGCCAAGCGAGCGTGCAACCAGACGACTGCATGCCGAAAAGGAATATACCGGGGCCTGGCTGCTGCTTTTTGAACAAATTATGAAATATGGAAGAGTAACCATGGGTGCCGATCATCCGGTACTCGTAAACGACCGCTATGTGACGGCTCCCTCTCCCATCCCCCGCTTTGACAATCCGAAAATGATGAGAAGCGAGGCACTGATTCTTTTGGGAGCCGGACGGGAAAAGAAAATCTATGCGATTCCACCCTATACGAAGGTCGTATCGCTGGACTTTGATGATCATCCCTTCGAGACCGAGGATTTTCAGGGGAAATGCTGCCGGCTGTGCGGGGCATCTCATGTCTATCTGGATGAAATCATCGATGAAACAAATGGCAGTGTCAGCTATCAGTGCAATGATACCAGCCAGTGTCTGGAACGCCTGAATGCGAAAGGAAGGGAAGCATAA
- a CDS encoding carbon-phosphorus lyase complex subunit PhnI: MAYVAVKGGEQAIEESLRRLKYERVKKGAGASVDQIEQGMRLLVDQVMSEGSLYDPSLAALAIKQGEGSMEEAVFLLRSYRSTLPRRYYSHIIDSREMEVERRISAAFKDIPQGQLLGTSYDYVHRLLDFDLLQEREEELKKYVEAFLSEECTKEKTDLRLPRVSDYLRREGLLPPVENDNRAPKDATKQMLSFPTQRSERLQILSRGMTQAVTALGYASLRGYGVVHPTVGELRVGQLPISVPDPLQPEHEDDSYYIGEIKVTEVESLIPVTITDPNGEKELEFKVGYGITMGQNETKAIAMSILDTCLESEDKGFAVNDEEFVLYHIDAVEATGFISHLKLPHYVTFQSKLNSMRKTKKEQADDEKEI; the protein is encoded by the coding sequence ATGGCATATGTAGCGGTAAAGGGCGGCGAACAGGCAATTGAGGAAAGCCTGCGCCGATTAAAATATGAACGTGTCAAAAAGGGCGCCGGTGCTAGTGTTGATCAGATTGAACAGGGCATGCGGCTTTTGGTGGATCAGGTGATGAGTGAAGGCAGTCTGTACGACCCCTCCCTCGCCGCACTGGCAATCAAGCAGGGAGAGGGCAGTATGGAGGAGGCGGTATTTCTGCTGCGAAGCTATCGCTCCACACTGCCGCGCAGGTACTACTCCCATATTATTGACAGTCGGGAAATGGAGGTCGAACGCAGAATATCCGCAGCCTTTAAGGATATCCCGCAGGGACAGCTTCTGGGTACGAGCTATGATTACGTACACCGCCTGCTTGACTTTGATCTGTTGCAGGAGCGTGAGGAGGAGCTGAAGAAGTATGTGGAGGCGTTTCTGAGTGAGGAATGCACCAAAGAGAAAACAGATTTGCGCCTTCCAAGGGTCAGCGACTATCTGCGCAGGGAAGGGCTGCTGCCACCGGTGGAAAATGATAATCGTGCTCCGAAGGATGCCACAAAGCAGATGCTCAGCTTTCCCACGCAGCGCAGTGAGCGTCTGCAGATTCTAAGCAGAGGGATGACGCAGGCGGTAACCGCACTGGGCTATGCTTCCCTGCGCGGCTATGGTGTTGTGCATCCGACAGTGGGGGAGCTGCGTGTGGGGCAGCTGCCAATCAGTGTTCCGGATCCTCTGCAGCCAGAGCATGAGGATGATTCCTATTATATCGGAGAAATCAAGGTGACAGAGGTAGAGAGTCTGATCCCGGTTACCATAACCGATCCAAATGGGGAAAAGGAGCTGGAATTTAAGGTCGGCTATGGTATCACCATGGGGCAGAACGAAACCAAGGCAATCGCTATGAGTATTCTGGATACATGTCTGGAAAGCGAGGATAAAGGCTTTGCGGTCAATGACGAGGAATTTGTGCTCTACCATATTGATGCGGTGGAGGCAACCGGCTTTATATCGCACTTAAAGCTTCCCCACTATGTCACATTTCAATCGAAATTAAACAGCATGAGAAAAACAAAGAAGGAACAGGCCGATGATGAAAAAGAAATATAA
- the phnH gene encoding phosphonate C-P lyase system protein PhnH, with product MNFDMVFDIQHAYRQVVHAFAYPGEIVSLRQEADRLEAGLPCRAATGVLLYMLLDADTSFHAVEEEQLTDSIARLTYCQSCSLETAAHVIVTGKHRNRLCEIMQKIQTGTLEDPHLGATLLVECDSLQEGDELILRGPGIPHAHTIASPLNSDWVEVRALVNEEFPLGFDMLLIDADANCMALPRTTQVERG from the coding sequence ATGAACTTTGATATGGTATTTGATATACAGCATGCCTACCGTCAGGTAGTTCATGCCTTCGCCTATCCCGGTGAAATAGTAAGTCTGAGGCAGGAGGCGGACAGGTTGGAGGCTGGGCTGCCATGCCGGGCTGCTACCGGTGTACTGCTGTATATGCTGCTGGATGCGGATACCAGCTTTCATGCTGTGGAGGAGGAACAGCTGACAGACAGCATCGCCAGACTGACCTACTGTCAAAGCTGTTCGCTGGAAACCGCAGCACATGTCATTGTGACAGGGAAGCATAGGAACAGACTGTGTGAAATCATGCAGAAGATTCAGACAGGCACGCTGGAGGATCCGCATCTGGGAGCGACGCTACTTGTGGAATGTGATTCTCTGCAGGAGGGAGACGAGCTGATATTACGAGGTCCCGGCATACCGCACGCACATACGATTGCTTCCCCGCTAAACAGTGACTGGGTGGAGGTCCGCGCTCTTGTGAATGAGGAATTTCCTCTGGGCTTCGATATGCTTTTGATCGATGCGGATGCGAACTGTATGGCGCTGCCGAGAACAACACAGGTGGAAAGGGGATAG
- the phnG gene encoding phosphonate C-P lyase system protein PhnG, with product MKRKERTRILVNCSNEFLTQWAQYFEQQTQFHVIEEPKNALTMLRMRESAQHSLFYLGEVLVSETRVKCRDTIGIGLIQGNELEKSYALAVIDAACNAALDGVDQLEKALTQEKQKQDAAHARHVAGILKTRVNFETMDV from the coding sequence ATGAAACGTAAAGAAAGAACCCGGATTCTGGTAAACTGTTCAAATGAATTCCTCACACAGTGGGCGCAATATTTTGAACAGCAGACGCAGTTTCATGTCATTGAGGAACCGAAAAATGCTTTGACAATGCTTCGTATGAGAGAAAGCGCACAGCATTCCCTCTTTTATCTGGGAGAGGTGCTGGTCAGCGAAACCAGAGTAAAGTGCAGGGATACAATCGGCATTGGACTGATACAGGGAAATGAGCTGGAGAAATCCTATGCTCTGGCAGTGATCGACGCTGCCTGCAATGCAGCGCTTGACGGTGTGGATCAGCTGGAAAAGGCTCTGACTCAGGAGAAACAGAAGCAGGATGCTGCACATGCACGACATGTGGCAGGTATATTGAAAACACGCGTGAACTTTGAAACGATGGATGTGTAA
- a CDS encoding AAA family ATPase gives MIKNRYISNVKIATPPAADSYLASLPAVRCLSSMGQLSFDAPVTFFVGENGTGKSTLLEAIAVSYGFNPEGGTRNFNFSTQDAHSSLYEHIQLGRGDYPKDGYFLRAESFYNLASNIDELDQYPDRSRHIIDSYGGVSLHRQSHGESFLSLIHNRFGGNGLYLLDEPEAALSPSRILTLIAEVHELVQQNSQFIIATHSPMLMAYPYAKLLEFSEAGIQEVSYKDTEHYQLTRRFLEQPERYLSYLLEE, from the coding sequence ATGATAAAAAACAGATATATCAGTAATGTTAAAATTGCAACACCGCCTGCTGCGGACTCCTATCTTGCAAGTTTGCCGGCCGTTCGCTGTCTGAGTAGTATGGGTCAGCTGTCCTTTGATGCACCGGTCACCTTCTTTGTCGGAGAAAACGGTACTGGAAAATCCACTCTTTTGGAAGCAATCGCTGTCTCCTACGGCTTTAACCCGGAAGGAGGCACTAGAAATTTCAACTTTTCAACACAGGATGCCCACTCTTCTTTATATGAACATATTCAGCTGGGGAGAGGCGACTATCCAAAAGACGGTTATTTCTTACGCGCAGAGAGCTTTTACAATCTCGCCTCTAATATCGACGAGCTTGATCAATATCCGGATCGTTCCCGCCATATCATCGACAGCTATGGCGGAGTATCCCTGCACCGGCAGTCTCACGGGGAAAGCTTCCTCTCTCTGATTCACAATCGTTTTGGCGGCAATGGGCTGTATCTGCTCGATGAGCCGGAGGCGGCGCTGTCTCCCTCCCGCATTCTCACGCTGATTGCAGAGGTGCATGAACTGGTTCAACAGAACTCTCAATTTATCATAGCCACCCATTCTCCCATGCTTATGGCCTATCCCTATGCAAAGCTTCTGGAATTCTCAGAAGCAGGCATTCAGGAAGTTTCTTATAAGGATACCGAGCACTACCAGCTGACAAGAAGATTTCTTGAACAGCCCGAACGCTATCTTAGCTATCTGCTGGAGGAATGA
- a CDS encoding 1-acyl-sn-glycerol-3-phosphate acyltransferase — MYILRSLYLLWLIPRSWIDAVLVRKKPFAQRYACMKKWSERLLSHYRVTLDVQFQEQLPKDLPILFVCNHQSEFDMLLQMAVLDLPFTFISKKENEKVPYVAAWSKTLEVILFDREDRGSAIRMLREAARRLKAKDNLLIFPEGTRSKGGVMHPMQAGSMQPAFMAKACIVPIVLKNSYDYMDVMKHKGTFHIHILKPLYYEDYKPLKAEGVTVQLQEEMQRVLDEA; from the coding sequence ATGTATATATTGCGAAGTCTGTATCTTCTCTGGCTCATTCCAAGAAGCTGGATCGATGCTGTCCTTGTACGGAAAAAACCGTTTGCACAGCGGTATGCATGTATGAAGAAATGGTCGGAAAGGCTGTTGTCGCATTATCGTGTGACACTGGATGTACAATTTCAGGAACAGCTGCCTAAGGATCTGCCGATTTTGTTTGTATGCAATCACCAGAGCGAATTCGATATGCTGCTACAGATGGCTGTCCTTGATCTGCCGTTTACCTTTATCTCCAAAAAAGAAAATGAAAAGGTGCCGTATGTGGCTGCGTGGTCAAAGACACTGGAGGTCATACTATTTGACAGAGAGGATCGCGGAAGTGCCATTCGTATGCTGCGGGAGGCCGCAAGACGGCTCAAGGCGAAGGATAATCTGCTGATTTTCCCGGAGGGAACCAGAAGCAAGGGCGGTGTAATGCATCCCATGCAGGCTGGCTCCATGCAGCCGGCGTTTATGGCAAAGGCTTGCATTGTTCCTATAGTATTAAAAAATTCCTACGACTATATGGATGTGATGAAGCATAAGGGAACGTTTCATATTCATATCCTAAAGCCGCTGTATTATGAAGATTACAAGCCTTTAAAGGCGGAGGGTGTAACTGTACAACTGCAGGAGGAAATGCAGCGGGTTCTGGATGAAGCATAA
- a CDS encoding holo-ACP synthase — MLLGVGCDIVEIVRIKRAMEKESFLRVLSEQERKLFDRIPKERRAEWLAGRFAAKEAVIKAVHKEKSYVLSAVEILADAAGAPTCYIAGLQVEVSISHEKEYAIAYAAAMKE, encoded by the coding sequence ATGCTGCTTGGAGTAGGCTGTGATATTGTGGAAATCGTAAGAATAAAACGTGCTATGGAAAAGGAATCGTTTCTGCGTGTGCTGAGTGAACAGGAGCGAAAGCTGTTTGACCGCATTCCAAAAGAACGCCGTGCGGAATGGCTGGCAGGTCGCTTTGCGGCTAAGGAGGCGGTTATCAAAGCGGTGCATAAGGAGAAATCCTATGTCCTTTCCGCTGTTGAAATTCTTGCGGATGCCGCTGGTGCTCCCACATGCTATATCGCAGGTCTTCAGGTAGAGGTATCCATATCTCATGAAAAAGAATATGCCATTGCCTATGCAGCGGCGATGAAGGAGTAG
- the fabZ gene encoding 3-hydroxyacyl-ACP dehydratase FabZ gives MIYNSDDIQKIIPHRYPFLLVDRIESIEGNKVVGIKCISANEMQFLGHFPQKAIMPGVLQLEALAQTVAVMLLSKEENKGKIGLFAGINKARFKRQVIPGDVLKLEAEVTRERMGIAFVNAVASVDGEVALTAEMMFAVEDPKK, from the coding sequence ATGATCTATAACAGTGATGATATTCAGAAAATCATACCGCACCGCTATCCGTTTCTGCTGGTGGACCGCATTGAGAGCATCGAGGGAAACAAGGTTGTGGGAATCAAATGCATCAGTGCCAATGAGATGCAGTTTCTCGGACATTTTCCGCAGAAGGCAATCATGCCGGGTGTCCTGCAGCTGGAGGCGCTGGCACAGACCGTGGCAGTCATGCTGCTGAGCAAGGAAGAAAACAAAGGGAAAATCGGATTGTTTGCCGGTATCAACAAGGCGCGCTTCAAGCGTCAGGTGATTCCCGGGGATGTGTTGAAGCTGGAGGCAGAGGTTACCAGAGAACGTATGGGTATCGCCTTCGTGAATGCCGTTGCCAGCGTGGATGGTGAGGTTGCACTGACTGCGGAAATGATGTTTGCGGTGGAAGATCCGAAGAAATAA